The Ziziphus jujuba cultivar Dongzao chromosome 5, ASM3175591v1 genome segment ggaattttttttttcttatttatttatatatatattttttctcatgGAACAGGACCTCTgaataattacttttttctgATGATTAATTACGCATGCAgccgatttttgtttttttcgctAGGTACACCGTACACATAAATAGAAGCATGAGAATGACATCACAATTAGGAAATTATATAGCTCGGATTTAATCAAGATTACATTTTGCGACtgctttttatttgtaattagtGTAATTTCTCGATTGATTTGATGCATGATTGATAAAAGTTTTGTATAGGTAAATTAAGAAAATGATCAAATAATTAGTGAATTTTGGAGCCTCTAATTAGTGTTAGGTTCTGTTCTAAAGGTACGTATACCTTGAGTAAAGGCTTCGTGGGTAACCTAATCAGGACTTTGCAACAAATCCTTATTGACTTTAAAGTTGGCCTTTGAAAATTACTATCTAGTATATAGTTTTGCTAGGGTCTTTCTTTGATTCTTTGTCTTTATGATTAATTTGTTTCCGTTACTCCATTcccttttctattattattgattGTTTCTGTTTCCTGTTAGGTCAATGTCTAACCCCATTTGTAAATtatcacaaaaaacaaaaattataatttttcatccaaatgaataaaaagtactaattttcattgatttttCCATCCACTAAAGCCTTTGGGGCCGAAACTGAGCTCAAAATCAGTCATTAAATGTGGGCTGGACAAAAGAAAGACCTAGCTTGTAGGCTAGGCCTTTTAAATACTGTTCATGGGCTTTTTAAGTACTCTTCAACCTCTAAAAGATTAGAAGTGCTTGGCAAATAAAAGATGTAAAAAGGTGACAGTAATATATagacataaaaaatatttattaaatttatttattaacttatatatattattccgttgatatattatttataaataaataaattgttaaattaaaaaaataaatcaattaaatattataatataatttattatattattttattaataaatttgatgaatatttttataaatctaaTACCATCGAAAAACTgatattaaaaaatcataaaattatattaaggtCAATGCTGTCCCCACCCACCATTAATGGAACCTACAACTCTTGATAATTTTGAATAGCACTGACACTACTAACCACGTGCACATCCACATCCTACATAAAGTAAAACCCTGACctctaacaaaatatatatatatatatataattatattttaataagatttttaatatgaaaattaatatagaatttttttctttttgatttttggatctaattaaaatttaaaattatattttatcaatgatTCGATtatgatataatttatttttcatatatagaattttaatatatcattaaatcaatatttgattattttttaaattttaaatcataattttttatataatttaatgattattaaaataaattttagattaataaaataaaaaggaaatcatTTGAGacggattgtatatatatatatataataaataattccacatattttgcttattaaattgaataacttaTGTTAGGGGCTAACTATAAAGTTGGTAAGTTATGAATGATTGTATCATGATCTATCCCTTTTTCCAAAAATGGGCCACaagaaagtttaaaaaaaaaaaaaaatcatttataataattttctcttcttttggtatcttgaaaataaaatctttcAATCATgaatatgaatgataaacttgACGGCtacaaaaaaagttaaaagagaaagtatttgattataaatatgTTGTTTAGTATCTTCTCGAAGTTAAGTGAAAATAATTGATTCGAAATATGTTGTTTAGTGTTGCTAAAAGGCATTGACAACCATTTTCCATCCATCTCTGTGGGGTTGTCCGTAGGTGTAGAAATTTGGTTGACAGGGATTGATAGGTGGCTTGTTCTAGCATGTGTTTTTTTTCGTGAAATTGAAGTGGCTATCTATAATGTTCAACCAATTTTAGTTTAAATGTCACTGCAGGAACAACACAGCAGCAAAGTACAGTACAACCATTCCAAGTTCCAATTTTcatgtctttaaaaaaaaaaaaaaagaaaaaaaaaatcttaaatttatattttcatcaaGTTTTGGTTACAAATCTTTGGAAGAgatctttttatatttactaAAGTCCTTCGATGTCCAACACGTgcgtaataatttattaaactacGATTACCCTCTATCCCAAGAATTCTTGCTAGGTATAcgatcataataatataatactacATAAATTTTCCCGAGAAAGGGGAGGAAAACAATGCTCGTTCGTTTCAGTGATTTCCCGAGAAAGATAGATTAATTGGGACCCACAAGGAGACAGCTCAGCAAATGAAGACTTGCCACGTAAgaataaaggggaaaaaaaaaaagggaagaaaagaaattgatgaaacataaaaatgcaattaatacCAAGTTATGAACAGTTGGGGAAGCATTCAAAGCACTTGTCCTAACTACTACACCTTTTTCCCGCAAGTTACCTAAATTTTGATCCATCAATGGCCAAAATCACCAACTCCTTCTTCCTCGTCTTCCAAACTGCGTCGTTTTCACACACTCTCCTCCTCCTTCTCcgcctcttctctctctctttctctctctctctctttccatgGCCAACGACGTCGCTCTGAGGTCCGCTCTCGTTTGGTTAGCTGCGGTGGTTGTGGTCGTCGGGATTTGCACTTTCTCCTTCAAGAAAATGATAGCAACCTACATCGTGGGTATTCTGGGAATTTCCGGTTTGCTTTTGCCTGATTGGGGTTACTTCGACCGAGACTTTTCAAGGTGGACTACTCCGGTTGAGTCCCATGAAAGGGTCTCTGAGACGGCTCAAAGATCTGCATTTTCAAGGTTCCTAATTTCtctcttattttgttttcctttttattcAAATGTATGCCAAAATAACTActttctttgaaaatttaatttaattaagcgaataattttttattctttttttaggtTAATGCACCATCCATTGAGAGTGATAGTTTATAGCACAGTATATGGGTTTGCTCTGTACAAGTGGTGGATGTTCGTATCCAAGTAGTGAAAAGCAGTTCATGAAGAATGGTTTCGTGAGTACTTTTCTCAGATTGTAAGTTGTGTATGTTAATTTGGTTCTCACTTTTCTCGTTATAACATTAAATTGTTGGCTTTGGGGGGtcaaccagattgaaaatctcCTTGTTAATGATTGATGAAAGAAATAGGatgattttcttcttattaGCTAGCATGTCGAAATTTGGCTTGTATTCTTTGAACAGTTTCCATGATATATGCTTATCGCAATTTGTAACAAAATTGAACgaatgattttaagatttatttGGGCAATTTATTACTATAGTAACTAAACTATCATTTTGTtcaacagcaaagaaaaataaattttcgcTTACAATTTCGTAAATGAAGGAAAGTTTGTGTTATTTAATGGAATAGCTGATTATATATTTTGCGTAAACATAACTGGAAATAGCAGGTTTTTACCAGTtattaccaataaaataaataaataaaagcaaattttTACGAGTTATAATAATATTCTTGTGATATACCCATGATTGTAAGTACTATATATCAAAAACCCTCTTCTGGGCAGCACTATTTGAAAACCACAATAATTGCACTTCGTTCAGTATTTAATGAAATGTACAGATTTCAACTCTTCTTTTgtgattatgatatttttcctgtactaaattcaaaagaaattaaataacatttaatggaaaattaaactTCCTATTTTTGTTTTGCTCTCTCCCCCATGAATACAACTAATGATGATTGAAATGGTCATTAGGAAATTTTTTGGAGTATTTACTACATATTTCTGTTGGTTTTCTCCTTATTTTAGATCTCAGGAGCTTTTGTGGATCGAACTTTGAAGGAAACTCTCCAATCATAATGTGTAAAATgtgaatatgttttttttttttttatttttttttttttatttttttgtgtattcATTAACGGTGGCTCAACTGCCCCAAAAAAGGAATTGTAATAAGAAACCAGCTGCTGTTATTAACTaattggtattttattttattcgagTTTGCTCAGGTAGTCTAGAGCCAGTAGCCCGGGTgaagaaaatcaagaaaaaagaaatctacCATGGCAGTAAGTGTCTGTACCGGGAAAGTACCCCCTACTTTTGGCTCATTTTCTCATGGAGAAGAGGACAATTTAATGCGCGTTTATGATTAGTTTGTATGATTCAGGGTAAGGCAAAAGGAGAGGTCTCTTTCTACCGGAAATAAGTGGTAGAGGTTCAGCAGGAACTTATAAGTGATTACAATCTAAGTCAGACATTTATTAACCCATCAATATAATAGTTCATTATTATCATGCTCATAAGTTCGGCACCTCCTAATGGATCCTCAAACCCGGTATTTGGAGACTTTTAAGTAGGCATTAACTAAATCCTCTCGAGAAAAGGGAACATAAGGCATTAGAAAATCCTCTACCAGCTGgtctaatttaatattaaagataataCTTTTAACTCGTCAAAATCATGAGCATAGAGTTAAAACTCTTCACAACAGCTCGAACTTAATTAGAAAGTTTGAATTAGACTGAATTAGAAAGTGAATAAAATCAGACTCAATTAGAAAGTAAATAAACGTACGTCATAAGAGTTATGAATTGATACCTCTGTTTAAAACTGTAATCGCTGATTATTAATCGAGAAAAAATAGACATAACAATAGAACATAAGGGGCCACCCATTTTGGATTTTACAATCTTTCTAGTACATCTTCCAGCACTAATTTTCTAATACGCCAATAACTGCTCGATTTATTAGTATTCAGTAGTTACACATCCCTTCCACacaaaaattttttgaaagaattctaaaacttttgatctATTGAAGCTTAACGGGATTTACATAACCAAACATACTCTTCACCCTCTCAATTTCAGTGTCTTTTCACCACAACAAATAATGTATAAAATTGAACCTATTTCTTTGATAGCAAGTAATATTGCGAGAAGACAGCTCCGATAaagttgaaaagaaaagaaaaggatttcTCACCTTGCACAATAGACATACTCACTCGTGCTTTTCGCTATTTTTACAGCGGGGTGTTTCACAGGGTGGAGGGGGAACGCCAAACACCCAATCAAGCACATTCAAGTATTTTGATCGAAACACTTCCCTCTCCTCTGCGTAGCAGTGCATTATGATGGCCGTTGATAAGCTGAAAATCACCACATCAGCTCTCTTCAAATTCTTCAACTGTGGAAAATACCCTGCGTCAGTCATGCATGTGAAAAAGCTCTCAATGGCACGAGCAAGGCAGTAAAGTGATATCTCAATCCGTCTGCTTTTCTTCTCAATGGCCAAGGCAAGGCCAGTGGGAAACTGTCCAAAAACAGAAGTAAGACTTAGAACAAATTCATAATTTCATCTTGCCactaagtaataaataaaaatgttaagaTAAATTCCCGTACTGTCCCCATGGCCACCATTGGAATGTTACATCTCTTGAAAATCCAGAACAGCAAGCATGTCCACATCCTGATGAAAAGCAAAAGAGGGCTTCAAAATAAAGATTCCAGCATTCTCCATAAATTTCAGCTACGAAACAGGTGCAATATGAGAAATGCAAGGTGTTTTGATTATTATTCATCTTAAGGAACATCTTACACAGGAAAAGTTTGCATCAGATCATCTGATCTGTTGTCCCACTGAAGTTTCTTATTAATAATTCAAGAACAAATTAATATGTATGTAAGCATTGAGtcaaaaactaacaaaataaaGGATGATATCCACCCAGCAGTTCTGCTCatattgaaagggaaataaTTACTCTTGAAAAGATGTAAATTGCAATTATTCTGTATGCACCTACTATGAATAGCAATATGCACACTAGACCACAGTGTGAAAATTCTCTAGATGATTGATATGGTTATCTTGGTTTGTctgtgaaaaattaaaaaatgatgcCTTCAAGTCTGCAAAGATGAATTGTGCCCTCCCAAACAAAATGTGCAGATCCACATCAACTATAATGCTGTAGTATCCAGGGGTTGACCCTTACCAAAAACTTTAGGTTAATTCATACACCTAATGGATCGTCTATGTCAGCCAGCAATACGAGTTAGATATcaaaactaattttattttatttcattttagtttttatttatcagTGATCAGCGTGTGCAGTACCTGCAATAGGAAACTTTCTACTTGGTACTTTAAATCTCTTGAGTTAGCCAGTTAAAATAACAATATTGACAATAACTACAGAGCAAAGGTGGAATGCTTTACAAGTTACAAGCTAATATTTGCTCATATAACTACACTAATCTGACATATTCCATCTATTCCTGTCAACATACGTGTGTGAATGAGCATTTTCTTTACTAGTGGGTTGCATGGAAGTCATAATGCTAAAATGCATAAGGGGAATCCAGGAAAATTGTAATGTTAAAAAGCAGAAGACAAATGAGAGTTGTGCTAACCAGGCAGACGCACAATATACAGACAGAAACAAGCTTGATCTTGCCGTACCAAATAGACCTTTTCCTAGTATCATGGAAGGCCTGCACATGGTTAAACAGATCTGTAAGAAATTGGTAGCATAAAGAGCAAAAAGATGACTAACAAAATTCACTGGCaggtattcaatatttttgtttgtgCTAGTGTATATATCAATAAGAGCTAAATGCACAACAAGAAAGTACATTTGCATCAACTTACTATTAGATACAGAATGGAGGACAAAAGATGACAAACAATGAAAAAGTATGCAGACAGACCTTTTGCCAAATGCCAAGAGAACAGGATAGAACAAATGGAAAGGACATTGAAGAGGAAACTTGTAAGACAAAACCCAAATGCATATGCGCTAgcaataataaaacttttagcAGACTTGGGCAGCCATCCCAGTCGACAATCGATATTAATCATTAAGTATGCAACATTCCACATGCTTACATTTAAGGTTAAATAATCTTGCTTCCAACAGCAAAGTGgtaagataaattaaaaaacttctAAGTATTTTTCTAGCAGAACTCTCAAAACCAATACTGCTTCATTGAAAGCTAAAGGAAAAGGCCTTCTAAATAGCCCAGACAACAAAAGACATGatttaggaaataaaaaatgcagTCACCTTTTCAAGAGGCCTGTACGATGAACTATGAGTGCAGGAATCAGGTACACTGGTAGATAAACGGGTAATGCTCTCTTATATGCttgaataagaaaagaaagaaaatgccCACTGCATGACTGATCACCATGAACAATCTgcataaagtttttcaaaagctTGAGCATTAAGGTAACAATGACATGAGCTAAGTttgaataatatttgaaaaaatgacAAAGTTCAATGTTAGTTGAGTTCTACCAAAGATCACTCTACGATTAGTATTTCATACAAACACAACATGGTAACTTATTGATGCGAAAGCATTGGAattcttttgtccttttctAACATCAGGAGTTCGCAATtgtcatattcagcttatttcaGAAACGGAAAAGGCACTACAGAGATCTGCAATAAAGATTTAACTTTGAAAGGCCCAATAAACTGGAGGTTTCtgaagattttaattttttttcttccttaaaagtataaataaacATGTTAGTCAAATCGAGTGTCATTACTAGCCTAGAATCACAGCCTTTTGACCATGATAGACCGATCCAGATCCCGACCCAGTATATTTttgtagaagaaaaagaaaaagaaaaagagaaaaacattgAGCGTGTAACCccatcaaaatgaaaaagatgTGGATTTATGGAGAATATCAGAATAGATAGAAAATTTCGGGCGCAAAATGTATAATATGACCATACATAGGCTGTAAGAGCCAAAAGATTTATGGACTCTAGAAATTGGGAGGAATATGAGACGTGTTGGTCGGTTCAGTCTGGAAAAGTCCCCTTGTGACTTTCCAAGGATCCGAGTCAAATCCACTTCTCGAAAAGAGTGTCTGAGTTACCTTACCTAGTAAAAAATggacatattaaaataatgattcTAATCAACTTCTACTCCAACTTTGAGCTCCAACTTTGAGTAAGAAAGTAGACAATTGCAGAATGACATCTTACAAGATTTTTGGTCCCTTAATGAATAAAAAGGAACAGGATGGAAAACTAATTGAAACTCCtcaaaattaaataagcacATTCTCTAGTCAATTATGGCTTTAATCAGAAAAACAGACTAGGGTATATTTTACTGCCATGACGAATAAATATTCTAGATCAAGTACGACAGTATACATTTCTTTATAAATCGTGGCATCTCCTCCAGAGGACATTAAACAGAGAAGAAATTGAAGAGGGAGAAGAGGAAAttgcatattatatatttatatatatatatatatatgtatgtataaatggATGCGAACTGTTAACActtggtacaaaaaaaaaatgtataataacAAAGGAATACATACCGTACAGGGAACTTTCATGTTTGGATCTAGCTTAATGTTCACACCATTGGCTTTGTAAAATTTCTCTATTGCTTCCAAATTAGTAAAACGCATGCCAGTTGCAATCTCTTTCACACCTTGCAAGATCACAGTATCCTTTCCACCATGTTTATTAAGAAACGATTTATATGACGGAGGCAAACTCTCCTGCTTCAATATGTAAGCAGACCTGAGGAACAAATTTTGCTTACTTTCTTCAGTTACAGTATATTCTAAGAGAATGATAAAGGCCTCAAAAAGAATAGGGTCGTTAGAAATATATACAAGACACAAACGCTATTCAATTACTTGGGTCACACTCTATATTGAACATTGACTTTGGGACACTAACATGTAAAATTGTGCAGAAAGAATGGAAGGTTATGAAACTTATACCATACTAAATGCGCTTATATATGGAATACAACCAAATAACGCCAAAGTAGAAGAAAATATGAGAAAACTACTTATCGCGGAAGAAGGGTCACGTACAGAATTTGCGAAGAGGAGAGACACATAAGGAAAATGTCACCATGAGCCCATGTGAGTGGCTTACAAATCCGCCCGAACCGTTTGCTTTTGATGCCACAGCGAGATGCTAATACAAGAGCACGCATAAGTATGTATATGGCCAAGCTGGTATGCTGAGTGTTTAGCCCAGTAAGAAGCATCGAAGGTCCCGCTACAGCCCCTGCAAACAGAGCCCTCCATTTCGCTGTCCTGAACTAGAATACCCCAAGTTCTTATCAATCAAATCGGAAACAATAATTCACTttccccaaaaagaaaaaaaataaaaataaaataaaattcagacaCAAAAAAGCAATTAATTCGCAAATCAAGCATAGAGAACATGCCTacggtgacctcccaaagaacCTATAATCTCATCCACGGAAACAAATGTACCAGCAAAAGTGCCAAGGAATAGACCGTATCTCAATGTCTCCTTCACAGCCATCACAATTGCCTCGTTATTCGTAATCACGCCCTCTTTTCTGCGgccagaaaaaacaaaattcccaATTACCAAACAcaaatcacttaaaaaaaaaaaaaaaaaaaagaattccccTGAAACCCCACACAATTAAAACCAGTTTTGCGAAAGTAGGTTTTTAAAATGCCAATTCCACCTTAGAGAGGCTAATGCCTTTCTCCGTTTCAACCGAGCTACGATCGAGAACAGGGCTAGACCACCTTTGATTCCAGCTCCAATAACGAATCCCTTGGCCGAAGCAGTCACAATTCTGCGCAGCTTCTCCAAGTCCTTTGAAGGCAACGGCATCGAAACGTAGCCGTTTGATGCCGAATTGCATGAGTGCGAAGACAAATAATCGATTTTCTTACAATGCGCACAGTTCACATCACCGCCAGCGAATCCGTCGTGGTGGTTAACTTCACCACCAGCATTATCACCGGAGAAGCATTCGCAGCGCCCACCGGACGGTGACATGGCCGGGACAAAAAATCGGTTAGGGTTTCACAGAAAAAGTCCTCTGCAGAaaagcaaagaagaagaagaagaagaagaagaatgaagaagTTATTGGGATTAGTGGGAAGTATTTGAAAGCGAGCAAGAGGAAGAGCTAAGCGAGAGACAACTGGCTTTGCCAATATCGAAAGCCCAGTGAACGTCGCACACGTGTTTGTTTGGCAGTTTTTCTGTGCGGTTCTAAATGATGAcgcaataaaaaaatagaattttaattttttgggaaaCCTATTTTGGTTCATTTTCCAAATAAagggatgaaaaaaaaaaaaaaaaaacaaattaatgacACTGAAAAACAAAACCATTTTTTGTCGAAAAGAAACCGAATAAATGCAACTGTAAAGCCCATACGGGTACAGTGGTCCAATCAAATGAACATATACAGGACTATCCCCATTGGGAAAGTGATTCCAttttaagcaaaataaatattccaCTTTTTATGAGCTTTTTTTGACACTAATTAATCTTAtaatttggttaattaatttgttttatattatagtCGGCTATGCTCTAACCCATTTGTTCTGCTGGCAGCATTAATTTCTTGCAGCCACTTTTGAATAACTTTTGAGTTTCAACACTTCAAAGGATGTGAAGCTAATGCCagatttttttcaaagaaacaaTATGATGCAGCCTGTTTACTTGTCCATCTTAAAAAACTGACTAAACTTTtactagtttaattatttttattatctgaaaatgttataaagttttatacttgggattaaaattaaactattaGTGCAAAATTAACTGTGCTATTTCAAAACCACCACTTCCTCTTTCAAGTTGGTTGAGTCCGAATCCTCTAAACTAAATCTTTTTCATGAAATATGTTTGTTATTAAGATGTCACTATGAATTGTAATTTATAAATCATTTAAGTTCTAATCAATTTGCGCGTTCGAcatgtcttaaaaaaaaaaaaaaattccatatgtaacaattttattattttaaaggaaAACGTTTTATAACCGAAGTTGATAGCACGAGGATGGTCCTATTTGAGTTTGAAAGTTAATTATCACTCCAATTAGAGACGTttctttgaccttttttttattttttgttttatcagaAAAATGTTTATTTCGAAAGTGGTATATCtcacaagaaaaataattataataacaacAATGTGAAACAAAAATGTTTAAGTGTGCGTGATGAATTctcctttaaatatatatatatacacacacatatctGCGTGataaagatttaaattattGGCCATTTTCTTAACCACGTTTGTTTAccgtttgaaaaatatttttatttaatttacgaTGACAATGCATTCCAAATTCCTATTctctgaaaaaaaatttatttatttatttttaaattaattagttggCATCAACATTCTGCATGTTTCTTATTTTACTAATTAGAGATTCCATGAGTAACAGAGTTCAGAAAAACAGTATGATTATCTACTTTTAGTCTTGCTTTTATAAGAATTCAACATCTTTGTTCTAGTTGAACTGAATTTTaaaatactgaaaaaaaaaattcaaacgattttcatgaaagaaataatatatattattttaactttgatatgtttttgaaagaaaattatatatgtttt includes the following:
- the LOC107420844 gene encoding signal peptidase complex-like protein DTM1 — protein: MANDVALRSALVWLAAVVVVVGICTFSFKKMIATYIVGILGISGLLLPDWGYFDRDFSRWTTPVESHERVSETAQRSAFSRLMHHPLRVIVYSTVYGFALYKWWMFVSK
- the LOC107420855 gene encoding uncharacterized protein LOC107420855 isoform X1 is translated as MSPSGGRCECFSGDNAGGEVNHHDGFAGGDVNCAHCKKIDYLSSHSCNSASNGYVSMPLPSKDLEKLRRIVTASAKGFVIGAGIKGGLALFSIVARLKRRKALASLRKEGVITNNEAIVMAVKETLRYGLFLGTFAGTFVSVDEIIGSLGGHRRTAKWRALFAGAVAGPSMLLTGLNTQHTSLAIYILMRALVLASRCGIKSKRFGRICKPLTWAHGDIFLMCLSSSQILSAYILKQESLPPSYKSFLNKHGGKDTVILQGVKEIATGMRFTNLEAIEKFYKANGVNIKLDPNMKVPCTIVHGDQSCSGHFLSFLIQAYKRALPVYLPVYLIPALIVHRTGLLKRPSMILGKGLFGTARSSLFLSVYCASAWMWTCLLFWIFKRCNIPMVAMGTFPTGLALAIEKKSRRIEISLYCLARAIESFFTCMTDAGYFPQLKNLKRADVVIFSLSTAIIMHCYAEEREVFRSKYLNVLDWVFGVPPPPCETPRCKNSEKHE
- the LOC107420855 gene encoding uncharacterized protein LOC107420855 isoform X2; its protein translation is MLLTGLNTQHTSLAIYILMRALVLASRCGIKSKRFGRICKPLTWAHGDIFLMCLSSSQILSAYILKQESLPPSYKSFLNKHGGKDTVILQGVKEIATGMRFTNLEAIEKFYKANGVNIKLDPNMKVPCTIVHGDQSCSGHFLSFLIQAYKRALPVYLPVYLIPALIVHRTGLLKRPSMILGKGLFGTARSSLFLSVYCASAWMWTCLLFWIFKRCNIPMVAMGTFPTGLALAIEKKSRRIEISLYCLARAIESFFTCMTDAGYFPQLKNLKRADVVIFSLSTAIIMHCYAEEREVFRSKYLNVLDWVFGVPPPPCETPRCKNSEKHE